Proteins co-encoded in one Ponticoccus alexandrii genomic window:
- a CDS encoding FAD-binding oxidoreductase — protein MATEQAIRLLQELLGPRLGLSKADLAAHGKSESYFPDMPPDAVAYPESTAEVREIVRICASERVPVIGWGAGTSLEGHGLAVQGGVVVDFSRMNRVLEIRAADMDVEVEPGVTREALNEELRTTGLFFPVDPGANASLGGMAMTRASGTTTVRYGSMRDNVMGLEVVLADGRVIQTGSRARKSAAGYDLTALFLGSEGTLGLVTRLTLRLHGIPEATTAGICAFPDMNSAVAAVTETIQMGIPMARIEFADTATAQAFNAHAGTDMAAAPHLMVEFHGSPESAAQDAERFAEIVADHGASPFRWSAREEERRALWSMRHNGYYAILASRPGARAVVTDICVPISQLARAVEETQADIAASSVPGPILGHVGDGNFHAILLIDPDRPEDLTEAKALSARMSERALRLGGTSTGEHGVGMGKTAFMRAEHGDGWEVMGDLKRALDPLGIMNPGKLVPPGN, from the coding sequence ATGGCCACAGAGCAGGCAATCCGCCTCTTGCAAGAGCTTCTCGGCCCGCGCCTTGGCCTGTCCAAAGCCGATCTTGCCGCGCATGGCAAGTCCGAGTCCTATTTTCCCGACATGCCGCCCGATGCGGTCGCCTATCCGGAAAGCACCGCCGAGGTGCGGGAGATCGTGCGCATCTGCGCGTCCGAGCGGGTGCCGGTGATCGGCTGGGGCGCCGGGACCTCTCTGGAGGGGCACGGGCTGGCCGTGCAGGGCGGCGTGGTGGTGGATTTCAGCCGCATGAACCGCGTGCTGGAGATCCGCGCCGCCGACATGGATGTCGAGGTCGAACCCGGCGTGACCCGCGAGGCCCTGAACGAAGAGCTGCGCACCACGGGCCTGTTCTTCCCGGTCGATCCCGGCGCCAATGCCTCGCTCGGCGGCATGGCGATGACGCGCGCCTCGGGGACGACGACGGTGCGCTACGGGTCGATGCGCGACAACGTCATGGGGCTGGAGGTGGTGCTGGCCGATGGCCGGGTGATCCAGACCGGCAGCCGGGCGCGCAAATCCGCCGCGGGCTACGATCTGACGGCGCTCTTCCTCGGCTCCGAAGGCACCCTGGGGCTGGTGACGCGGCTGACCCTGCGCCTGCACGGCATCCCCGAAGCGACCACGGCGGGCATCTGCGCCTTCCCCGACATGAACAGCGCGGTGGCGGCGGTGACCGAGACGATCCAGATGGGCATCCCCATGGCCCGGATCGAATTCGCCGACACCGCCACGGCGCAGGCCTTCAACGCCCATGCGGGCACCGATATGGCCGCCGCGCCGCACCTGATGGTGGAATTCCACGGCAGCCCCGAAAGCGCCGCGCAGGACGCCGAACGCTTCGCCGAGATCGTGGCGGATCATGGTGCAAGCCCCTTCCGCTGGTCCGCCCGCGAAGAGGAACGCCGCGCGCTCTGGTCGATGCGCCACAACGGCTATTACGCCATCCTCGCCTCGCGCCCCGGTGCGCGCGCGGTGGTGACGGACATCTGCGTGCCGATCTCGCAACTGGCCCGCGCCGTCGAGGAAACGCAGGCCGACATCGCCGCCAGCAGCGTCCCCGGCCCGATCCTCGGCCACGTCGGGGACGGCAATTTCCACGCGATCCTGCTGATCGACCCGGACCGCCCCGAGGACCTGACCGAGGCCAAGGCCCTTTCGGCGCGCATGTCGGAGCGCGCGCTGCGGCTGGGCGGCACCTCGACCGGAGAGCATGGCGTCGGCATGGGCAAGACCGCCTTCATGCGCGCCGAACACGGCGACGGCTGGGAGGTGATGGGCGACCTGAAGCGCGCGCTCGACCCCTTGGGGATCATGAACCCCGGCAAGCTGGTGCCGCCCGGCAACTGA
- the ectA gene encoding diaminobutyrate acetyltransferase, with product MPKDVSDPETRVPLLRKPRSTDGAAIWELVRNCPPLDQNSMYANLIQADHFRDTCVVAELDGEIVGWISGHMIPGQDAFFVWQVAVGEKARGMGLGKKMLVHLVRRPECITAETLKTTITESNKASWGMFRSFARSIGGALWDRPHFEEDDHFEGAAATEHMVTITLPEHRSHLRAVA from the coding sequence ATGCCTAAGGACGTCTCTGACCCGGAGACTAGGGTGCCCCTGTTGCGCAAGCCGCGCAGCACCGATGGGGCCGCAATCTGGGAGCTGGTGCGCAACTGCCCGCCGCTCGATCAAAATTCCATGTACGCGAACCTGATCCAGGCCGATCATTTTCGCGACACCTGCGTGGTGGCGGAGCTGGACGGCGAGATCGTCGGCTGGATTTCCGGCCACATGATCCCCGGTCAGGATGCGTTCTTCGTCTGGCAGGTGGCGGTGGGTGAAAAGGCCCGCGGGATGGGCCTGGGCAAGAAGATGCTGGTGCATCTCGTCCGCCGCCCCGAGTGCATCACCGCCGAGACTCTGAAGACGACCATTACCGAGAGCAACAAGGCCTCCTGGGGCATGTTCCGCAGCTTCGCGCGCAGCATCGGCGGGGCCCTCTGGGATCGCCCGCATTTCGAAGAGGACGACCACTTCGAAGGCGCCGCCGCCACGGAACACATGGTCACGATCACGCTGCCCGAGCATCGCAGCCACCTGCGCGCCGTCGCCTGA
- a CDS encoding MarR family winged helix-turn-helix transcriptional regulator: MRLNRATKAIMPEMAVDRTDESLIALRRILRSTELYARDLAQAAGLTPAQLRVLQIVAGKGGSAQPKALAKQMGVSQATVTALVDKLVGRGFATRHRNAEDRRQTDIVLTPDGQAAVEEAPDALQQRYVKEFEKLADWEQAMLVGALERVAAMLDAHELDASPVLTIGDIHTGKTSH; the protein is encoded by the coding sequence ATGCGGTTGAACCGTGCGACAAAGGCGATCATGCCGGAGATGGCCGTGGATCGAACCGATGAAAGCCTGATCGCCCTGCGACGCATCCTGCGCTCGACAGAGCTTTATGCCCGCGACCTCGCACAGGCGGCGGGCCTGACTCCTGCGCAACTGCGGGTGCTTCAGATCGTGGCCGGAAAGGGCGGCAGCGCGCAGCCCAAGGCGCTGGCCAAGCAGATGGGCGTCAGTCAGGCGACGGTGACGGCACTGGTCGACAAGCTCGTCGGACGCGGCTTCGCGACCCGGCACCGGAACGCGGAAGACCGCAGGCAGACCGACATCGTCCTGACGCCCGACGGACAGGCTGCCGTGGAAGAGGCCCCCGACGCCCTGCAGCAACGCTACGTGAAAGAGTTCGAGAAGCTGGCCGACTGGGAACAGGCCATGCTCGTCGGTGCGCTGGAACGCGTGGCCGCGATGCTGGACGCGCATGAACTCGATGCCTCCCCGGTGCTGACCATCGGCGACATCCACACCGGCAAGACCAGCCACTAG
- a CDS encoding chloride channel protein produces MLRHLHRQLDETRRRCAEGWGLVRHKGPSQIQFWFIALLLGVASGLAAIAFRGAVEWLQATVYGTDNVNTLHSFAEALPWIWVLLIPVFGGIAVGIILHVFTTDGRVRSVADVIEGAALNDGRVEKKAGLASVLCSWITLSTGGSTGREGPVVHIAALASSWVANLLRVDGITGRDLLGCAVAGAVSASFNAPIAGALFALEVVLRHFALHAFAPIVVASAAGTVINRLVYGDVTEFTLPGTTTVEFYLELPAFFLLGLVCGLVAVIMMRSIFFADDLETNLQRRLGLPYWLRPALAGCLLGGLAILFPHIIGVGYETTSRALTGHMGLGEAVAFAVIKVAAVSITVAGRMGGGMFSPSLMVGALTGLAFGHIATGVFPEMSSAFTLYALAGMGGVAAAVLGAPISTTLIVFELTGDWQTGLAVMVSVSMSTALASRAVNRSYFLTQLERRNVRLSAGPQSYLLAMFRVQGVMRKPTDKGAADEEICLEMIAQGLFVQASATLETALPRFDKSGVAFLPVVTMEGEEPVLQGALFQVDALKAYNRALAATAAEEHR; encoded by the coding sequence ATGCTGAGGCATCTGCACCGGCAGCTCGACGAGACCAGACGGCGCTGTGCCGAAGGCTGGGGGCTGGTCCGGCACAAGGGCCCCAGCCAGATTCAGTTCTGGTTCATCGCGCTGCTGCTGGGCGTGGCCTCGGGTTTGGCCGCCATTGCCTTTCGCGGGGCGGTGGAATGGTTGCAGGCCACCGTCTACGGCACCGACAACGTCAACACGCTGCACAGCTTTGCCGAGGCGCTGCCGTGGATCTGGGTGCTGCTGATCCCGGTCTTCGGCGGAATCGCGGTGGGCATCATCCTGCATGTCTTCACCACGGACGGGCGCGTGCGCTCGGTCGCGGATGTGATCGAGGGTGCCGCGCTGAACGACGGGCGCGTGGAAAAGAAGGCGGGGCTGGCCTCGGTCCTGTGTTCGTGGATCACGCTGTCGACCGGCGGCTCCACCGGGCGCGAGGGGCCGGTGGTGCATATCGCCGCGCTGGCATCCAGCTGGGTGGCGAACCTTCTGCGGGTCGATGGCATAACCGGGCGCGACCTGCTGGGCTGCGCGGTGGCGGGCGCGGTCTCTGCCTCGTTCAACGCGCCCATCGCCGGGGCGCTCTTTGCGCTGGAGGTCGTGCTGCGGCACTTTGCGCTGCACGCCTTCGCGCCCATCGTGGTGGCCAGCGCCGCCGGGACGGTGATCAACCGGCTGGTCTATGGCGACGTGACCGAGTTTACCCTGCCTGGCACCACCACCGTCGAGTTCTACCTGGAGCTGCCGGCCTTCTTCCTGCTGGGGCTGGTCTGCGGGCTGGTCGCGGTCATCATGATGCGGTCGATCTTCTTCGCGGACGACCTGGAAACCAACCTGCAACGGCGCCTCGGGCTGCCCTACTGGCTGCGGCCCGCGCTGGCGGGCTGCCTGCTGGGCGGGCTGGCGATCCTCTTTCCGCATATCATCGGCGTCGGCTATGAGACGACCTCGCGTGCGCTGACCGGCCATATGGGGCTGGGGGAAGCGGTGGCCTTCGCCGTCATCAAGGTGGCGGCGGTCTCGATCACCGTGGCCGGGCGCATGGGCGGCGGGATGTTCTCGCCCTCGCTGATGGTGGGCGCGCTGACGGGCCTCGCCTTCGGCCACATCGCCACCGGGGTCTTCCCCGAGATGTCCTCGGCCTTCACGCTCTACGCGTTGGCGGGCATGGGCGGGGTCGCGGCGGCGGTGCTGGGCGCGCCGATTTCGACCACGCTGATCGTCTTCGAGCTGACCGGGGACTGGCAGACCGGGCTGGCGGTCATGGTTTCGGTCTCGATGTCGACGGCGCTGGCCAGCCGGGCGGTGAACCGGTCGTACTTCCTGACCCAGCTCGAGCGGCGCAACGTGCGCCTGTCGGCGGGGCCGCAAAGCTACCTGCTGGCGATGTTCCGGGTGCAGGGGGTGATGCGCAAGCCCACCGACAAGGGGGCAGCGGACGAAGAGATCTGTCTGGAGATGATCGCGCAGGGGCTTTTCGTGCAGGCCAGCGCCACGCTGGAGACCGCCTTGCCGCGGTTCGACAAGTCCGGTGTAGCCTTCCTGCCGGTGGTCACGATGGAGGGCGAAGAGCCGGTGTTGCAGGGGGCGCTGTTCCAGGTAGATGCGCTGAAGGCCTATAATCGCGCGCTGGCGGCGACGGCAGCGGAGGAGCATCGGTAG